One Helicobacter cetorum MIT 00-7128 DNA window includes the following coding sequences:
- a CDS encoding SEL1-like repeat protein → MLQNVKKVAFKVLLLSGLCVVGLMAEQDPKELVSLGAQSYKAQDFAKAKKHFEKACELKESSGCFNLGVLYYSGQGVEKDFKKASEYYVKACDLGYSSGCFNAGNLYYDGQGVSKNIKKSLQYYSKACELKYAEGCASLGGIYHDGKAVTRDFKKSLEYFTKACDLDDADGCTILGTLYDEGRGTAKNLQKALEFYNKACGLKDSAGCFNAGNMYHKGDGVAKNFKEAIARYAKACEFKNGGGCFNLGAMQYNGDGMPRDEKNAIENFKRGCKLGAKGACDTLKQLKIKI, encoded by the coding sequence ACCCCAAAGAGCTTGTAAGTTTAGGCGCACAAAGTTATAAAGCGCAAGATTTTGCTAAAGCTAAGAAACATTTTGAAAAAGCTTGCGAGTTAAAAGAAAGTAGCGGGTGCTTTAATCTAGGTGTGTTATATTATTCGGGGCAAGGTGTTGAAAAGGACTTTAAAAAAGCGAGCGAATATTATGTGAAAGCGTGTGATTTAGGCTATAGTAGTGGGTGCTTTAATGCGGGTAATTTGTATTATGATGGGCAAGGTGTATCTAAAAATATTAAAAAATCTTTGCAATACTATTCTAAAGCATGTGAATTAAAATACGCTGAGGGTTGTGCGAGTTTAGGGGGCATCTATCATGATGGCAAGGCGGTAACAAGGGACTTTAAAAAATCTTTAGAGTATTTTACTAAAGCTTGTGATTTAGATGACGCTGATGGTTGCACAATCTTAGGCACTTTATATGATGAGGGGCGTGGCACAGCTAAAAATCTTCAAAAAGCACTTGAATTTTATAATAAAGCATGTGGTTTGAAAGATAGTGCGGGTTGTTTTAATGCGGGGAATATGTATCACAAAGGTGATGGCGTAGCTAAAAACTTTAAAGAGGCTATCGCCCGCTATGCTAAAGCATGTGAATTTAAAAATGGCGGAGGATGCTTTAATCTAGGGGCTATGCAATATAATGGCGATGGCATGCCAAGAGATGAGAAAAATGCGATAGAGAATTTTAAAAGAGGGTGTAAATTAGGCGCTAAAGGTGCATGTGATACTCTCAAACAATTAAAAATCAAAATCTAA